Part of the Chanodichthys erythropterus isolate Z2021 chromosome 13, ASM2448905v1, whole genome shotgun sequence genome is shown below.
TAACTTTTTGTCTTAGTCTGATCTGTCAGATTAAATAGGTCaggttaaaatatttatatttaaatatttaatgtcaGGCCCGGCACCATTAGGGAGCAAAAGGAGGCATTGCCCCCTCAGATCTGATTTGTGCCCCCTCAGTTCTAATTTGTTCCCCCTCCACCCCCAAAACGCAATCGATTTTAACCCTTTGACGTGTACGAcagagggttgccaggttttcacaacaaaacccgcccaatagctactcaaaactagcctaATCGCGTTTCATGGGGGGGGTCCCACAGTAAAATCAGCGTATTTGGCAGGGTTCCCCTGGTTCAGTCGCCgataacagtcggtgttcaaattccatgtgtaagtatttaaatctgcttcaatCGCAGAAACAATCGCTGTGTGTTGagctcagtcttagaatgttttaactagtcgttaaatgtgtgcacGGCTTAAAAGTAGCCCAGTTCCGCTGAAAAAACATGAACTTGGCAACACTATTGTACGATCataccggtgtgattagaacatTCAGCACGTCACGTGAATAGTAGTGTCGCACGTCACGCTTTTTATGTTTGGCTGGTGGAGAAACTGATCCAGAAACGGTGCTTTTTAGCGTTTTTCAAATGCTAGCCTATATGACaaatattcagtgttttcaaccacattatgtttattttagatgtttcagacatttaaatagacATTTAAATAAGGTCCTAGCAAAAGAAAAGTTAAATACACACTGCTGTCTATGAAAGCGGCAATAATAATCCTTTCAATTATAATTTGATgacatgttttattcatatgAGAGATGgattttaaattgatcaaaagtgacatgaATGTTAAATCaacaaatcctgaaaaaaaaaaccctcatcgttttcacaaaaatattaaagggggggtgtaatgctatttcatgcattctgacttatttacactgttaaatagttgcattctcatgctaaacatggccaaagtttcaaaacaggAGTTGGACGTATGACAAATACACTATTTCCGGTTTCGGTACAGAATTCTGAGCGTTTTTTTTTTCGAGTGTGTCCTGTATGATGTCAAAAGAGAgcggaattccttgtataggcacttctccctgataagcgtACGCACACACATCACCCTGAACAAGAGCAAGAGCACACCCATCAACGCGTTTCATTCGGGATATGGAagccgagagatttttcaacaatttctgcaccctttgaaggctgcatacatcatcggTCTCATTTAAGACAAATAACCGTTAGATTGCAAATAAGAAAGAAATGACactattttacacctcacaatgaatCACAAAAattacctttttcagcttccAAAATAACCAAGCGTTAAGGGAACAgtggatgaagtttgttttaaGGGGCAGCAACAGAGTTGTGCAcctatgtttgtttgttcccggaATTACGGTGatgaatactttgtaaacaagtcctAGTTTGgtgctggatttgcagatcgtgggtggtgagtaaagctgcatcagatgtctgtgttttgttggcaatcggcACGCAAgggcatataatgtaaacaacacgaacgtttttgttccctttttatttataatgatgtcgcaGCTAGCATGAGATCTCTATGCAGAAGCTGCACACGctcgtgactctttagctccgcccacagcACTGATGCTCCGCCCACATatatatcttttataaatatgacaaaactaaagacttttcagagatatgaaggatgcattgttactctgtatgtactcaagattaacatgagattggcagaagcTGTGTGTGATACCACCCCCCCCCCTCTTTAAGCAGCACGACTGAATGAaaacaacattgataataataagaaatgttttggtaataataagataataataagaaatggatcatgtgacactgaagactgcagtaatgattctgaaatttcagctttacatcacaggaataaattactttttaaaacaactttttttaatcattttataatataaagttGTTTTATAagttgtaaaaataataattcacaatattgctgttttcaCTATatctttgatcaaataaatccaACGTTGGTGaacataaaagacttctttcaaaaacatgaaaacatcttactgaccccaaacttttgaacagtagtgtactgtatgaattgtaaaaaaatttttttgccACTGACCAGATTCACATAAAGTTATAATTTTTGATTTaacaaattaatgaatgaaGTAGAACAAAATAATGCTGGTGAAAACAGATGGGTGGTACGTGACTATGGCATGAAGCAAGACTGAGATGAAGGGGGTGGTCAGAGCGAGGGAAAGGGAGTGCAATGGAAACCTATTAAGGCCCCTCTTATGATTACAGATGCGCTTTTCCTATTGGAGGACGTGGATGCTCATGCAAGCTAGCGTGCGATCAGGATATTGTGCTGCATAGGAACCACTGGAAGGAAGAGGGGAGATGAGGTAAACTAGGATGAGAGCAATCTAAAATCAGCAATTCCAAATATTAAAAGATTTAATTTGGTGGCTAATCATTTAGAGCTGAATCATTCTGAGCAATCAGTTACCGAGGTTTGTTAATGTTTGTACAATACTGGGACAATGTAGTCTCTACATCTAATAATTAATCCAGTGCAGCGTCATATGAACAAACTCTCTACTTTTGTTTTGTCACTGCATCCAATGCAAATAGCTAGCAGCTAGTGCAATTCAAAAGGGGACGAATCAAACAAAGGCTTACCGGGAGGTTGTCCAAAGCATTCACACTGACAGTATTTGAGCTTTGCGAATGCCCAGATATCATTTAAGCAGACCtatcctacacacacacaagcacacacatttGTTATTCACACGCATACTACACACACCGTGATCACAAAGAGAGAGACCGAGAGAAAGAGGAAATGTTCTCCTCATAAATATTTGGACTCGGCTTAATTGAAAGAGTGTGTCAGGCCCAAAATCTGGGCTGATTTTAAACATTCTTGTGCTGGAATCTATTCTCTTCCTAAATGTCTCTCAGGTGTCTATTCGTGCTTTGGGAAAAGAATTAAAACAAAGTCTTCAGCATGGGACAAACTGCTTGATCTTCTTGAAGAGTTTGAAGAATTTAGCACAATactcacaaatcttattgtTAAAAAACATGATTGAGGTGTAAATTATTGAATTTCAAACTCTAGCTGAATTGCAGTGTGTCTGTAGTTCTGTTCAGTGAGTTGAAGTATGTCCGATATCACATTTTCTTTCCCCATCATCTCCTGTAATTCAAACCATACTGGTGTCTCGAGCATCCTGTCCCagttagaaaaaaaatctgGGCCATATTCACCTGCAAATTTGATTCATATTCCACTCCACAGCACCAGGTAAACAATGGACTGTGAACATTATAAAGCCTGCAGTATAACTTGCCATATTCATATATGAGTTCAGTGGTGAGAAAtaataattgattttttttttatgcatataATGTTTATGCAGTTTCTCAATAGTTAAAACATTACCCAAGTATCACAGTGAAATGTTTAGTGTGAGGTAAATGTGTCATCAAAGTTAAGTGACAGTTTTGTGTTTTTAGTGCACTGGATAAAATTTGCTGGGTCCTGCAGTGCTCTGAGTGAAACATTGTTTTGCTAAACAAATCCATTAAGACTCCGGAGAGGGCCTTGAAATAGTTAAAGTGATGCAGAAGTATTTTGATATTGTATAAAACAATCTCTCTGTTCTGGCCCATTTAAGGAAGCTCCTAGTGCAGTGTTGTTGCGTGATTCCCCTGTGTTtgaaaaggcttttttttttttaagttgtgtgCAAAAATTAAgaaacttttatattttaacatttatgataaaaaaaagtgtCTTTTCCTCTGGCCATAGACTTTGCTCTTTTGATTTTGGTGATACATTAATggaatatttcacccaaaagtgaacattctgtgatcatttactttctttcttctgtggaacaaaaaataagatattttgaaatatgtcttcatgttttttttgtttttttccaagtTTGACTGAACTATTTGTTCTATAGAAAAGGACAGTTGTTTTGGAAATCTTTAGTAATAAAATTTCAAGATTTGGCAAAAAGccattttagatttagtcttaGGACCGGCCAATTTCCTTCATGTGGCCTGTCATGCAACACAGAGATTTCACATTTCAGTGCTCACACACCAATATGATGACTGAGTGGTCAAGATTCCAGCATGGCAGTAATGATCTGTTACCTGTTAACTAAACTTCTGAGCCAGTGTCCAAAATAGCTAAACAATGTTCTTAAAAGATCCTCCAGGCACAGATGAGTGAATATTCCTCAGACAAGTGTCTAAATCCTGCAGCTACCATACAAAATCAGTGCAGTTCTGGCCAGATGAGACATTACAGTATTCTAGGTCTTTGGAAGAATGTAACGGAGAGTAGGAATCAAGGGACAAACCCCCTTGCCGGACCAAGTGATGCAGTTCCTGCTGGCGTTTGTAATACCATCTCAAACAGCAACCAGAGTCCCAGCGATGCCCCTGTGAATGTTGCCTCTTTGATGCCAAGCCAGGCACCGACCTCTTCAGACAGGCAGGTGTCAGATGGAGACAAAGCTGGTGCCACACTACTGTTCTCTGGAGTCTGCTTGGGCCTGGTTGGCATGACATTCACAGCTATGGGATGGACAAATTACAATGTCAGCCACAGCTATAAGTGGACACAGCTTCTGGGGCCCATTCTGCTGTCAGTAGGAGGTACGTTTGTGCTCATAAGCATCTGCAAGTTCCGAATGCTCTCCTGCCTGGGCTGCAAACAGATTGATGTGGAGGGAACACCTGAAATGGACCCTCTGCCACCCCTTTCAGGACCATCGTTTGTCTTCACTAGACTCAATCAGCCAATTACCTTCCACAGGGCCACGGTGGTCCAGTACATTCCACCACCGTACACCTCTGCAGTACCGGACCAAAGTTTGGGCCCTGTTAATGGTTTCCATTCCAGTCACCAGCCTTTAGCATTCACTGTGAGCACACCACCACAGTATTACGGCGTGTATCCCATGGAAAACCCCAGTTTTGTTTCTGGTGAATACGACAACACCACAGCAGAGCAAAGGGAAAACAGGTATGATGATAATGAATACTGATGGTGGTGTGCATTAGATTAATTTAGATGCCAGTATAACATGATCAGGAGCCTGGTGTCTAGAAACCGCTTTAATATCAGCtcaagatgattttttttattgttttattactaATTGTATCTAAAGTGATGGGTTTATTAAAGCATATTGTAAATCAGTTTTGGTATGTAATATCTACATTTTAAGAAATTTGTATGCGTGAACTCTTTAGTTTGTACCACGCACTTAAGATTAATTTACTCtgtgttttaaagttttaataaatcATTCGGTTGTAATAATTCAAATGTAAGGCAGTATTGTTCAAGCAAAAATTTGGCATTCAATTTAAAAGCTCAGGGGAGAACAGGAAGTGCAGTAACTTTAGTTAACTTAATTATAAAGTTTAACTAATTATAAAAGCAGAAATCACTATCGTAGGCTACATGAGCATGTAATAATATAAAAGTGATTaagaacaaaaaatattctgaGGTAAGAAAGTGGGCTATAACTTGATCTGGTTTATAATTCGATTTACGATCatgttaattaattttaaatggcGGAGTAGGAATGGAAGTGGGTTAGGTGGGGATGGCCTAAttattttaaacaagtacaTTTAATAACCACAAAAAATGTTAGCTcaaaatttaaaatggcagtgTTTTCTATTGGTGTTACGACGCTAAAcaggtgttgtgccgaatttcGACAGCCTGACAAATTATTACCCCTCGTTCAAACCGCTACTTGATTGCCTAATCCTAACCCCACCTCTAATTATAACCCCTTTCCCAAACCAAATTTAATAATTTGGCGGGGGGCTCACAGAATTCGACACAACACCGGCATTGTTACACAATCATTTTTgtcactctcagaaaaaaggTAGCATATATAAAATCTCAAAGTCGTTGGGTCGGTACCTTCTCAAAAGGCAGCCTACTAATATGTACCATATACTAATATGTACACTTTTTGGTACAGACATGTAGCCTACCTTTAAAGTACTAATATGCTGAAGTACTAATTCTCTTAATTAGCCTATCTGCTAAAAGTAAGCATAAAGTAGGCTAGCCTATGCGGTACCTTTTGAAAGTGTACTCCCCCAGTGACctcttttgtactttttttcctGAGTGTAGGATACTTGACTTTAATTTAGACGCGAAACTGATACAGACGTAAAGAAAACGTGTTACAACACTAACCGGTCTGCTCTAAAATCTTATGTAACTCATATATGCTAAAATAacgtaaataataataataataataaataaattaaacgcCAGGCACCTTTACGTTATTCTTTGCACAAAATACCAAGGTCTGCATGGCAAAAGTAGATTATTTGACATTTGCTGGTTTCGTTGCAGGAATCACAGCGTCtcagaggaagaggaaaaggGGAAAGCGAGTACAGCAGAGAGCGCCTCTTCTCCACCTGCATACGAGGAGCTTTTTGCCACCTCCTCATGTGACTCTTACTCCTGATCAAGGAATCTTATTAAGAACTTTCCAAATAAAGTTCATAGGTTTTCTGCAAGATAGCCTATCCATTTGCGTAGTTGTTACATAATTTTGTATAAATTCATACACGTTTCCATAGCCTAGTTGAAAAAATATAGCCTACTTTTTACTGCAGTTTCAATGTTTAAAAATTCTTTTATACACAGATAATGTGTGCTGTCTTAGTCTTATTATATTATGTGCTCTCTTGTGTCCTTTTGGGCTCCTGAGAACTTCATGGCACACGTGAGCGTCCGGTGAGGGCCACATGGGGGCAGAAAGAGTGAGGAATAAGGCAAAGTTCCCATTTCACCAACAATGGGGAAGGTGGTGTATTTTAGTTTGTGCATTCGTTTTAATAACTGAAAGTTTGACAAATCATTTTAATCACGTAATCCCCATATAGTCCAGCTGCAAAACATTGGCTCTGAAGGCTAACCAGTTTAACCTTTTGCGTGAACGAGGCTGTCTGTGAAAGGTTATTGTCTCTATAGCTTTTAACTGGAAGTAACACGGTTATCTCTGTCATTTTAGGAAATATGAaactatgtattttttttattttctattttttgtgGGTCGATAAAATAccgacttaaaaaaaaaaacttaatcgATTTAAAGTATAAATCCCATCATATGCTGTTGGGTAAAAATGTACCctgcaaaacatttattttattctaaatCAACACAACTTTTGAGCCATTAAAATAATGGTTGTGATACAAAGAAGTCGAAAAGATTTCTTCTTTTACAGTTGATGATGAACATGATGTTCATTTATTATGTTTGCtgacttttgatcaaattcGTTAAAACTTGTTGTATTTCGCCTGCATGCTTTGTATCaaacttatataatttgtaTATAATATTCTCTTAATTGTTtgctaaaaataaagttattcaATAATCTACAACTGATCCCTAAACGgtgtaaattaatgccaaatatTCAAACTGTGATGTAACCTACTAACATTCGAAATAGTGGACATATAACTTAAATCATTTAGATTTAGCCTATTAAATTGGGTGCATGGATTTATTGTGGTTTAAAATACTCACTATGCCctcatttca
Proteins encoded:
- the tmem174 gene encoding transmembrane protein 174, producing the protein MSEYSSDKCLNPAATIQNQCSSGQMRHYSILGLWKNVTESRNQGTNPLAGPSDAVPAGVCNTISNSNQSPSDAPVNVASLMPSQAPTSSDRQVSDGDKAGATLLFSGVCLGLVGMTFTAMGWTNYNVSHSYKWTQLLGPILLSVGGTFVLISICKFRMLSCLGCKQIDVEGTPEMDPLPPLSGPSFVFTRLNQPITFHRATVVQYIPPPYTSAVPDQSLGPVNGFHSSHQPLAFTVSTPPQYYGVYPMENPSFVSGEYDNTTAEQRENRNHSVSEEEEKGKASTAESASSPPAYEELFATSSCDSYS